One genomic region from Myripristis murdjan chromosome 7, fMyrMur1.1, whole genome shotgun sequence encodes:
- the LOC115361578 gene encoding mitogen-activated protein kinase 12 — protein MESPAKDSPVKAGFNRIEIQKTTWDVPERYTALRAVGSGAYGTVCSAIDQQTKEKVAIKKLYRPFQSLIHAKRAYRELRLLRHIQNDNVICLLDVFTPDSSLEKFQTFYMVMPFVAQDLGHIMKKRRLTERIITYLFYQLLRGLKYIHSAGIIHRDLKPGNLAVNENCELKILDFGLARQTESEMTGYVVTRWYRAPEVIFNWMHYSQTVDVWSAACILAEMITGHVLFPGHDSIDQLKKILRLTGTPQPSLVQKMQSKDAQSYVQGLPVQKKKNFRDVFPSMDENAVDLLEGMLLLDPETRLTAKQGLSHPYLAEYHDPESEPDSDPYDDSFESLELAVGEWKSLIHMEIMTFDPANPRNTAM, from the exons ATGGAGTCGCCAGCAAAGGATTCCCCAGTCAAAGCTGGTTTTAATAGGATTGAGATCCAGAAGACGACGTGGGACGTCCCGGAGAGGTATACGGCGCTGCGGGCTGTCGGCTCCGGAGCCTACGGGACGGTGTG CTCTGCCATCGATCAGCAGACCAAGGAGAAGGTGGCCATCAAGAAGCTGTATCGGCCTTTCCAGTCTCTCATCCACGCCAAACGGGCCTACAGGGAACTGAGGCTGCTGCGCCACATACAGAATGACAAC GTGATCTGCCTCCTTGATGTCTTCACACCTGATTCCTCCCTGGAAAAATTCCAGACCTT tTATATGGTGATGCCGTTTGTCGCCCAGGACTTGGGCCACATCATGAAGAAACGCAGGTTAACTGAGCGCATCATCACATACCTTTTCTACCAGCTCCTCAGAGGACTCAAG TACATTCACTCTGCAGGGATCATTCATCGG GATCTGAAGCCTGGGAACCTTGCTGTAAATGAAAATTGTGAAttaaag ATCCTGGACTTTGGCCTGGCAAGACAGACGGAGAGTGAAATGACTGGTTATGTGGTGACGCGCTGGTACAGAGCGCCAGAGGTCATATTCAACTGGATGCACTACAGTCAGACAG tgGATGTATGGTCAGCCGCCTGTATCCTGGCTGAGATGATTACCGGCCATGTTCTCTTCCCAGGACATGACA GTATCGATCAGCTGAAGAAGATCCTCCGCCTCACAGGAACACCGCAGCCTTCACTTGTGCAGAAAATGCAGAGTAAAGAT GCACAGTCGTATGTGCAAGGTCTCCCTgtacagaagaagaaaaacttcAGGGACGTGTTTCCCTCCATGGATGAAAATG CTGTGGACCTGCTGGAGGGCATGTTGCTGCTGGACCCGGAGACAAGGCTGACAGCGAAACAGGGCCTGTCGCACCCCTACCTGGCCGAGTATCATGACCCAGAGAGTGAGCCGGACTCGGATCCCTATGACGACTCCTTTGAGAGCCTAGAGCTCGCTGTCGGGGAGTGGAAGA GTCTTATCCACATGGAGatcatgacctttgacccagcCAACCCCAGAAACACAGCGATGTAG